From the genome of Pseudomonas sp. FP453:
TGCCAGGCCTGGCGCTGATGACCAACGCCATGCTCAACGAAGGCGTGCCAGGCAAGGATGTCAGCCAGATCGCCCGCGACTTCGAAGGCCTGGGCGCCGACTTCGGCAATGGTGCCTACCGCGACATGGCGCTGGTGTCCCTGCGCAGCCTGAGCGCCGGCGACAAGCGCGACGCCGCCCTGTCGCTGTTTGACGAGGTGATCGGCAAGCCGACCTTCCCGGCCGACTCCCTGGCGCGCATCAAGAACCAGATCCTCGCCGGCTTCGAATACCAGAAGCAGAACCCGGCCAAGCTGGCCAGCCTGGAGCTGTTCAAGCGCCTGTACGGCGACCACCCTTACGCGCACCCAAGCGAAGGCACGCCAGAGAGCGTGCCGAAGATCAGCCTCGCGCAGTTGCAGGGCTTCCACGCCAAGGCCTATGCCGCTGGCAATGCGGTGATTGCGGTGGTCGGCGACCTGACCCGCGCCGAAGCCGAAGCCATGACGGCCAAGGTGTCGGCATCGCTGCCCAAGGGCCCGGCGCTGGCGAAGATCGCCCAGCCCACCGAGCCTAAAGCCGGCCTGAGCCATATCGAGTTTCCGTCCAAGCAGACGCATTTGCTGTTCGCCCAACTCGGCATCGACCGCGCCGACCCGGACTACGCAGCCTTGTCCCTGGGCAACCAGATCCTCGGCGGCGGTGGCTTCGGTACGCGTCTGATGAGCGAAGTGCGCGAGAAACGCGGCCTGACCTACGGCGTGTACTCCGGTTTCTCACCGATGCAGGTACGCGGCCCGTTCATGATCAACCTGCAGACCCGCGCCGAAATGAGCGGCGGTACCCTGCGCCTGGTTGAGGATGTGGTGGCGGACTACCTGAAGACCGGCCCGACCCAAAAAGAACTGGATGACGCCAAGCGCGAGCTGGCCGGCAGCTTCCCGCTGTCGACCGCGAGCAACGCCGATATCGTCGGGCAGCTGGGCGCGATGGGTTTCTACAACCTGCCGCTGACCTATCTGGAAGATTTCATGAAACAATCCCAGGCCCTGACCGTAGACCAGGTCAAGGCTGCCATGAACAAACACTTGAGCGCCGACAAGATGGTCATCGTGACCGCCGGCCCGACCACTGCGCAAAAGCCACTACCGCCCCCTACTGATAAACCCGCCGAGCAGCCGCTCGGGGTCCCGGAGCATTAATGGCCAGTACATCTCGCCCGAAAAAACCCGTCCACAACGTCCACAACGGCGTGGGCCAACTGCGCATCATTGGCGGTGAATGGGGCAGCCGCAAGCTGAGCTTCCCCGACGTCGTGGGCCTGCGCCCAACGCCAGACCGCGTGCGTGAAACCCTGTTCAACTGGCTCGCACCGTACATCGGCGGCGCCAAGGTGCTGGACCCGTTCGCCGGCAGCGGCGCGTTGTTCCTGGAGGCGCTGTCCCGTGGCGCCGCCCAGGCCCAGGCGCTGGATGCCAGCAATGTCGCGGTCTCCAGCCTCAAGGAACACTTGGGCACCCTGCGCTGCACCAACGGCCAGGTGCAAACCGCCGACGCCCTGCGCTACCTGGAAACCCAGCCGGCCAGCGAGTACGACGTGGTGTTCCTCGACCCGCCGTTCAACCAGAACCTGCTGCCGACCGTGTGTGCGCTGCTTGAAGAACGCCAATGGCTGGCGCCGGATGCGTGGATCTACACTGAAAGCGAGACCGCGCCTTCCACCCTGGGCCTGCCGGGTGCGTGGCGCCTGCACCGGGAGCAGAAGTCCGGTCGGGTGTATTACGCGTTGTGGCACCGTTTGGTCGAGTGACCGTAGAGAGCTTCATGAAGCCTTGCGCTGAAACATTCAAACCCGCCTTCGGCCTCGGCAACCCCCACCTGCAAACGCTGTGGGGGCCGCTGTGGCGCCCCACGACCCACATCGAACGCCAACGCGAGCGCCTGTGGCTGGACGACGGCGACTTCCTCGACCTCGACTGGCACGGCCCCCACGACGCCCAGGCGCCGTTGGTGCTGGTGCTGCACGGGCTGACCGGCTCATCCAACTCGCCCTACGTCGCCGGCCTGCAAAAAGCCCTCGCCCGCCAAGGCTGGGCCAGCGCAGCGCTGAACTGGCGTGGGTGTTCGGGGGAGCCGAACCTGTTAGCGCGCAGCTATCACTCCGGCGCCAGCGAAGACCTGGCCGCCGCGATTGCTCATCTGCGTGCCAAGCGACCGTTGGCGCCGCTGTATGCGGTGGGTTACTCGCTGGGGGGCAATGTGTTGCTCAAGCACCTGGGTGAGACCGGCGCGGCAGCGGGGTTGCAGGGCGCGGCAGCGGTGTCGGTGCCGTTTCGCCTGGATCAATGCGCGGACCGTATCGGCCTGGGCTTTTCGCGGGTTTATCAGAAGCACTTCATGCGGGAAATGCTGACGTATATCCGCGTCAAGCAGCGTCGGTTCCTGCAGGACGGCCGCGCGGACGGGCTGAAGACCCTGGAAGCCTTGGGTTCGCTGGAGAAGATGCGCACGTTCTGGGATTTCGATGGGCGCGTGACGGCGCCGTTGCACGGGTTCCTCAGTGCCGAGGACTACTATCGCCGCGCGTCGAGTCGCTATTACCTGGGTGAGATTCGTACGCCGACGCTGATCATTCATGCGGCGGATGATCCGTTTGTGTTTGCCCACAGCTTGCCGGAGGCTGGTGAGTTGTCGGATTGCACCGAATTTGAATTACTGGCAAAAGGCGGTCACGTGGGATTTGTCGGCGGATCACTCAAGCGCCCAAGCTACTACCTCGAACACCGCATCCCCCGATGGCTACTGACACAACACGGTTAAACCTGTGGGAGCTGGCTTGCCTGCGATGGCGGTGTGTCAGTTGATACATGTGTAGCTGACCCACCGCTATCGCAGGCAAGCCAGCTCCCACATTTTGATTGGGTTTTCACCCTGTGCTTTAGTCGCCTGTAGCGATTTCCCGCGCCGGATCAGTAATCCACTCACTCCACGACC
Proteins encoded in this window:
- a CDS encoding pitrilysin family protein; the encoded protein is MSDRKSSRLILPGLIAVTLLAAGAVYFLRPSESIASPALEKAQSASTLQSLAELDGKAPTNRKLDVQTWTTAEGAKVLFVEAHELPMFDLRILFAAGSSQDGAVPGLALMTNAMLNEGVPGKDVSQIARDFEGLGADFGNGAYRDMALVSLRSLSAGDKRDAALSLFDEVIGKPTFPADSLARIKNQILAGFEYQKQNPAKLASLELFKRLYGDHPYAHPSEGTPESVPKISLAQLQGFHAKAYAAGNAVIAVVGDLTRAEAEAMTAKVSASLPKGPALAKIAQPTEPKAGLSHIEFPSKQTHLLFAQLGIDRADPDYAALSLGNQILGGGGFGTRLMSEVREKRGLTYGVYSGFSPMQVRGPFMINLQTRAEMSGGTLRLVEDVVADYLKTGPTQKELDDAKRELAGSFPLSTASNADIVGQLGAMGFYNLPLTYLEDFMKQSQALTVDQVKAAMNKHLSADKMVIVTAGPTTAQKPLPPPTDKPAEQPLGVPEH
- the rsmD gene encoding 16S rRNA (guanine(966)-N(2))-methyltransferase RsmD — translated: MASTSRPKKPVHNVHNGVGQLRIIGGEWGSRKLSFPDVVGLRPTPDRVRETLFNWLAPYIGGAKVLDPFAGSGALFLEALSRGAAQAQALDASNVAVSSLKEHLGTLRCTNGQVQTADALRYLETQPASEYDVVFLDPPFNQNLLPTVCALLEERQWLAPDAWIYTESETAPSTLGLPGAWRLHREQKSGRVYYALWHRLVE
- a CDS encoding hydrolase translates to MKPCAETFKPAFGLGNPHLQTLWGPLWRPTTHIERQRERLWLDDGDFLDLDWHGPHDAQAPLVLVLHGLTGSSNSPYVAGLQKALARQGWASAALNWRGCSGEPNLLARSYHSGASEDLAAAIAHLRAKRPLAPLYAVGYSLGGNVLLKHLGETGAAAGLQGAAAVSVPFRLDQCADRIGLGFSRVYQKHFMREMLTYIRVKQRRFLQDGRADGLKTLEALGSLEKMRTFWDFDGRVTAPLHGFLSAEDYYRRASSRYYLGEIRTPTLIIHAADDPFVFAHSLPEAGELSDCTEFELLAKGGHVGFVGGSLKRPSYYLEHRIPRWLLTQHG